One Candidatus Poribacteria bacterium genomic window, GTCATAGAATTTGTCTGGATGTTCCACCGCCCAAATTTGCTTATGGATAATCCAGTTCTGTGGATCTAATGCCAAAGCCTTCCGCCATTCTGCCATCGCCTCCTCTTTTTTACCGACCTCCAACAAGACCAGACCCAGTTGGAAACGCGCAGCGGCTTCGGTGGTAACTTGAGCGTTCAGCGCATCTAAGGGTTTCACATCATGAAGCAACTTCACATTATAATCGGGGTCCGACAACCATTTTTCAAGCATCGCGAGGGTTTTTTGATCTGCGACATTGATGTT contains:
- a CDS encoding tetratricopeptide repeat protein codes for the protein MIDEAGRLVKAPFNINVADQKTLAMLEKWLSDPDYNVKLLHDVKPLDALNAQVTTEAAARFQLGLVLLEVGKKEEAMAEWRKALALDPQNWIIHKQIWAVEHPDKFYDGGVDYGWQKAQLEAEKSELSEQTPD